In Rhipicephalus microplus isolate Deutch F79 chromosome 7, USDA_Rmic, whole genome shotgun sequence, one genomic interval encodes:
- the LOC142767080 gene encoding uncharacterized protein LOC142767080, which yields MYLNHRPKTIMVHCSPCNFTGPYARWLEGIPFTFVSAVFPSKVFGRPILEGNPHHSTDVVRVHALLRHGGIYLDADVFVVQSLRRFLRYEATVACPQGYTFGNMIMISHKNSRILRLFMDTYREFNGSLWDYNSAVVPTERFVVKRPHMFHHVDHGLHTHPFGIYRPHYFPDWRNAYALHTIFNHRYIVPEDPLNNVELNETTLRDYDTAMGEMARSVIFGTSDFVGPEAPVLSVAELAAMKDRGIDLTQMRNESSKPFYVVN from the exons ATGTACCTAAACCACAGACCGAAGACGATAATGGTCCACTGCAGTCCATGCAACTTCACTGGCCCTTACGCTCGTTGGCTCGAAGGAATTCCGTTTACCTTTGTGTCAGCGGTGTTCCCCTCAAAGGTGTTCGGCCGGCCTATCTTG GAGGGGAATCCCCATCATTCAACGGACGTTGTACGAGTACATGCCCTGCTGCGCCATGGGGGAATCTACCTCGACGCGGACGTGTTCGTGGTGCAGTCCCTCCGTCGGTTTCTGCGCTACGAGGCGACTGTGGCCTGCCCACAGGGATACACTTTCGGCAACATGATTATGATCTCGCACAAGAACTCCCGCATCCTCCGTCTGTTTATGGACACGTACCGCGA GTTCAATGGGTCGCTGTGGGACTACAATTCTGCAGTTGTGCCCACCGAAAGATTTGTTGTCAAGCGACCTCACATGTTCCACCACGTAGACCACGGCCTCCATACACACCCTTTTGGCATCTATCGGCCCCACTATTTCCCCGACTGGCGCAACGCTTACGCTCTGCACACTATATTCAACCACCGCTATATAGTGCCGGAAGACCCCCTGAATAATGTGGAACTTAATGAGACGACGCTCAGGGACTATGACACCGCCATGGGAGAGATGGCCCGTTCCGTTATTTTCGGCACATCAGACTTCGTGGGTCCGGAGGCTCCCGTGCTCAGTGTTGCCGAACTTGCCGCCATGAAGGATCGTGGCATAGACCTTACGCAGATGCGCAACGAAAGTTCGAAACCATTCTACGTTGTGAATTGA